From the genome of Lotus japonicus ecotype B-129 chromosome 6, LjGifu_v1.2, one region includes:
- the LOC130721846 gene encoding peptidyl-prolyl cis-trans isomerase CYP20-1 produces the protein MAKTTSLLLCTVLLFATLALIQAKKSKEDLKEVTHKVFFDVEIDGKAAGRIVMGLYGKTVPKTAENFRALCTGEKGIGKSGKPLHFKGSSFHRIIPSFMIQGGDFTQGNGMGGESIYGEKFPDENFKLKHTGPGLLSMANAGPDTNGSQFFITTVTTSWLDGRHVVFGKVLSGMDVVYKMEAEGNQSGTPKSKVVIADSGELPL, from the exons ATGGCAAAAACGACGTCGTTGCTGCTCTGCACAGTGCTTCTCTTCGCAACCCTCGCTCTCATCCAG gCAAAGAAGTCGAAGGAGGATTTGAAGGAAGTGACCCACAAGGTTTTCTTTGATGTTGAGATTGATGGAAAGGCTGCAG GTCGTATCGTAATGGGTCTATATGGGAAGACAGTTCCAAAAACTGCAG AAAACTTCCGAGCTCTTTGCACAG GGGAAAAGGGAATTGGTAAAAGTGGAAAGCCTCTCCATTTCAAAGGTAGTTCATTCCATAGGATTATTCCTAGCTTTATGATCCAAGGAGGTGATTTTACCCAAGGCAATGGAATGGGTGGAGAATCAATTTATGGGGAGAAGTTTCCTGATGAGAACTTCAAGTTAAAGCATACTGGACCAG GACTTCTATCAATGGCAAACGCTGGTCCTGATACCAATGGTTCACAATTTTTCATTACAACTGTGACAACCAGCTG GTTGGATGGAAGGCATGTTGTTTTTGGAAAAGTGCTTTCGGGAATGGATGTTGTTTACAAGATGGAAGCTGAAGGAAACCAAAGTGGAACTCCCAAAAGCAAGGTTGTGATTGCTGACAGCGGTGAACTACCTCTATGA
- the LOC130722729 gene encoding SMR domain-containing protein At5g58720 produces MKNARRKKKQKPPPNKVEDKKGVVEKKPAEEEETKRIVLEALVEAFSLSSIDEAAMAYTVAGGDPGKASEILRRGLTDTAEDSFFPSSSASSSSGGSSGVSSGLDFSSSTSGSSDGFLEPSFGDFKGGKQKKKVVAAAGTVSTVLGKEYVRRNATRNKGFRNGFVEKEDAEQFLCSMLGDDCDLNLAVVRDVLCQCGYDIEKAMDVLLDLSASTSDQSGNDTRPDYSGYNPADMRFLIDHNDSFVDRRSECASLSSEGDFSDNFWSLGSFGRNYAEVLSSSKASSAISPECTKSDLPQKVLESLFNVPKSSERDAGTMNWRNVAKKLQSLGPGFDVCPNVAESQKRTYPKGDEYLVCREDAKQHWGSMKSYYQKAATAFTRGDRAYAAYLSDQGKEQTKLAQKADTKASHDIFVARNKDIENVITIDLHGQHVKPAMRMLKLHLLFGSYVPSVQTLRVITGCGSHGVGKSKLKQSIIKLLDKEGVEWSEENRGTVLIKLAGCREFSFLDTDSDSDSN; encoded by the exons atgaagaacgcgcggaggaagaagaaacagaagCCACCACCGAACAAGGTTGAGGACAAAAAAGGGGTCGTTGAAAAAAAAcctgcagaagaagaagagacaaAACGCATCGTTTTGGAGGCGTTGGTTGAAGCGTTCTCCTTATCTTCCATCGACGAAGCTGCAATGGCTTACACCGTTGCCGGAGGTGATCCCGGCAAGGCTTCGGAGATTCTCCGGCGAGGTTTAACCGACACCGCTGAGGACTCCTTTttcccttcttcttctgcttcttcgtCAAGCGGTGGCAGCAGTGGGGTTTCTTCCGGGTTGGATTTTTCCTCCTCCACTTCGGGTTCCTCTGACGGGTTTCTGGAGCCGAGTTTTGGGGATTTCAAAGGGGgtaagcagaagaagaaggtggTCGCCGCCGCGGGTACTGTTTCAACGGTGTTGGGGAAAGAGTATGTGAGGAGGAATGCAACCAGGAACAAAGGGTTTCGGAATGGGTTTGTGGAGAAGGAAGATGCAGAGCAGTTTCTCTGCTCCATGCTTGGAGATGATTGTGACCTTAATCTCGCTGTTGTTAGAGATGTTCTTT GTCAGTGCGGATATGACATTGAAAAG GCCATGGATGTATTACTTGACTTATCTGCGTCCACAAGTGACCAATCCGGTAATGATACACGTCCTGATTACAGTGGTTATAACCCGGCTGATATGAGATTCCTTATTGATCATAATGACTCT TTTGTTGATAGGAGATCAGAGTGTGCATCTCTTTCATCGGAAGGTGATTTTTCTGATAATTTCTGGTCTCTGGGATCTTTTGGCAG GAATTATGCGGAGGTCCTCTCAAGTTCCAAAGCTAGTTCTGCTATTAGCCCAGAATGTACAAAGTCAGATCTTCCTCAAAAGGTGTTGGAATCTTTGTTTAATGTTCCCAAAAGCTCTGAGCGCGACGCCGGTACCATGAATTGGAGAAATGTAGCAAAGAAGTTGCAGTCTTTGGGACCTGGGTTTGATGTTTGTCCAAATGTTGCAGAATCTCAGAAGCGTACTTATC CAAAAGGAGATGAATATCTCGTGTGTAGGGAAGATGCAAAGCAGCACTGGGGTTCAATGAAATCTTATTATCAGAAA GCTGCAACAGCATTTACCAGAGGTGATCGAGCTTATGCTGCATATCTTTCTGACCAG GGAAAAGAACAAACTAAATTAGCTCAGAAAGCAGACACTAAGGCAAGCCATGACATATTTGTAGCTAG AAACAAGGATATAGAAAATGTGATAACTATTGATTTGCATGGTCAGCATGTAAAACCAGCAATGAGAATGCTAAAACTTCACCTACTGTTTGGCTCATATGTTCCTT CTGTCCAGACACTGAGGGTTATCACAGGATGTGGATCGCATGGTGTTGGAAAGTCCAAGCTGAAACAATCA ATTATAAAGCTTCTAGATAAAGAGGGAGTTGAATGGAGTGAAGAAAACCGGGGAACTGTGTTGATCAAACTTGCTGGATGTAGAGAGTTTAGCTTTCTGGACACTGACAGTGATAGTGATAGCAATTGA
- the LOC130725166 gene encoding uncharacterized protein LOC130725166: MTVVLIFVSGASGEGTPPPQAPITGRDWRRLIRSVDDIRQWNDYLQEQLEYYRFEQQDEGEREAEAVAVFESFSAAVREVAIPDNMKNVVLETYSGKTDPKEHLLYFNTKMVISVASDAVKCRMFPSKFKGTAMAWFTTLPRGSITNFRDFSSKFLVQFSASKTKQVTIDDLYNVCQTEGETLKQYVKRFSAASVKIEESEPHACVHAFKNGLQPRKLNSKLSRKPARSITEIRARANTYILDEEDDASKRKRAKNGKG, from the exons atgacagttgttttgatttttgtttctG GAGCCTCAGGGGAAGGAACACCGCCACCACAGGCTCCAATCACCGGTCGAGATTGGAGGCGTCTTATTCGCAGTGTCGATGACATACGGCAGTGGAACGATTACTTACAGGAGCAGTTAGAGTATTATCGCTTCGAGCAGCAAGACGAAGGGGAACGTGAAGCCGAGGCCGTGGCAGTGTTTGAGTCGTTCTCAGCGGCGGTGAGGGAGGTGGCTATCCCGGACAACATGAAGAATGTCGTTCTTGAAACGTATAGCGGAAAGACTGATCCAAAGGAGCACCTGctttatttcaacacgaaaatggtaaTTAGCGTTGCTTCCGACGCGGTGAAATGTAGGATGTTCCCATCGAAGTTTAAAGGCACAGCCATGGCTTGGTTTACGACTCTACCTCGGGGATCTATCACAAATTTTCGCGACTTCTCATCGAAGTTTCTCGTCCAGTTCTCCGCAAGCAAAACCAAGCAGGTAACGATCGATGACCTATACAATGTCTGCCAAACAGAGGGTGAAACTTTGAAACAGTATGTGAAGCGATTCAGTGCAGCGTCTGTTAAAATTGAGGAGTCAGAACCACATGCTTGCGTGCACGCTTTCAAGAACGGGCTGCAGCCACGAAAGCTGAACAGTAAGTTGAGCCGTAAGCCGGCTCGGTCGATAACAGAGATCCGGGCGCGGGCAAACACTTACATCTTGGACGAAGAAGATGATGCTTCCAAAAGAAAGCGTGCAAAAAATGGAAAAGGATGA